The DNA sequence AAGTGCTATGGAGGCGCAGGCTCAGGTAGAGGTTGCCAATATGGAGAAAAATCTGAACCTTTTGGCTGTAGTACCGAGTATTGCACCGATGTTAGGGCTTTTGGGTACAGTAATCGGGATGATTATCGCTTTCTTTAATTTATCCCATGCCACAGGATCTTTCTCCCCGAAAACACTTTCAGAAGGTATTTATACCGCATTAGGACAGACCGCTGTAGGTTTGGCAGTAGCCATTCCTGCTAACTTCTGTTACAATATCTTATTGACAAGGATTGATAAGTTTGTACTGAAGGCTCAGAATATGTCAGGAGAATTTTTAGATCTTATCAACAAACCTTTATAAATCTTTCTTAAGATGAAAATTCAGAGAAGAAATAAAGCAAACCCGGAATTCAGTTTAGCAGCGATGACAGACGTTATCCTGTTGATGCTGATTTTCTTTATGATCACATCTTCTGCCGCCAATCAAAGTGCTATTGATGTGAATCTGCCGAAAGCCGGAGCTGTTGACGATAATATTCCTAATCCTGTAACAGTAAGTATTAAGCCGGACGGCTCATTCTTTGTAGATGACAATCCTGTTAATAAAGGGGAACTGGAGAAAAGTATTGTAGATAAACTGGCAGGTCAGACCAATCAATCGTTCACAATCAGAGCTGACGAAAACACATTGCATAAAGATGTTGTTTTTGTAATGGAAATTGCTGAAAAACATAAGTTTAACATTGCAATTGCAACCGTTAAAGATAAATAACAAATCCGGATTTCCGGAAAGAATTACGTGTTAAGATGAGAAGCTATACAGCAAACAGAAACGAAGAAAACAAAGATAGAATAAAGAGCGCCCTGCTTTCTGTTCTTATCTGGGCTGCTATTTTGCTTTTTGTTTTTTTGTATAAACTAAAACCTGAATTGGATAAAGATCCTGAAGTGGTTACTACCATGTTGATGAACTTCGGCGACAA is a window from the Chryseobacterium indologenes genome containing:
- a CDS encoding ExbD/TolR family protein; this translates as MKIQRRNKANPEFSLAAMTDVILLMLIFFMITSSAANQSAIDVNLPKAGAVDDNIPNPVTVSIKPDGSFFVDDNPVNKGELEKSIVDKLAGQTNQSFTIRADENTLHKDVVFVMEIAEKHKFNIAIATVKDK